A window of Firmicutes bacterium HGW-Firmicutes-1 contains these coding sequences:
- a CDS encoding ABC transporter substrate-binding protein: MKKLLIILLSILTLSLLFSACNNKKTIEDKKPQEVDNTYPLKVMDKFGNEIILENEPERVISYSPELVEIMYALGVEDTLIGRSIYCDYPDDTKEIPDMGDLFNLNIESIVESNPDLILLSSMASEEIVRTLTEQGLKVLVLDADTNVDGVYEYIDKLGIVFNVQDQAMELTNNMKTDIKQIISKVQGLDQPTAYFVIGFGEFDSAATGDTFIGQLMEQTGATNAAADGSNWMYSIEQLLDKDPDILICSKYFGTKAQISELEGYKELTAVKEGKLYEVDENIFFRQGPRTVEAIKVLAQIFHPEAFK; the protein is encoded by the coding sequence ATGAAGAAATTATTAATCATTTTATTAAGCATTTTGACTTTATCATTATTATTTTCAGCTTGTAATAACAAGAAAACTATAGAGGATAAGAAACCACAGGAAGTGGATAACACCTACCCATTAAAAGTGATGGACAAGTTTGGTAATGAAATCATATTGGAAAATGAGCCTGAAAGGGTTATTTCTTATTCACCAGAGTTGGTAGAGATCATGTATGCCTTAGGAGTGGAGGATACGCTTATTGGTAGGTCTATTTATTGCGATTATCCTGATGATACCAAAGAAATTCCAGATATGGGGGATTTGTTTAATTTAAATATTGAAAGCATTGTAGAAAGTAATCCAGACCTGATTCTGCTATCTTCTATGGCAAGTGAAGAGATAGTAAGAACTCTAACAGAACAAGGATTAAAGGTTTTGGTATTAGATGCAGATACAAATGTTGATGGAGTCTATGAATATATTGATAAGCTTGGAATTGTTTTCAATGTACAAGATCAGGCTATGGAATTGACGAACAACATGAAAACTGATATTAAGCAAATCATATCGAAGGTACAGGGGCTTGATCAGCCAACTGCATATTTTGTTATTGGTTTTGGTGAGTTTGACTCTGCAGCGACAGGAGATACTTTTATTGGGCAGCTCATGGAACAAACGGGAGCAACAAATGCTGCAGCAGATGGTAGTAACTGGATGTATAGTATTGAACAGTTGCTTGACAAAGACCCAGATATTTTAATCTGCTCAAAATACTTTGGTACGAAGGCTCAAATCTCTGAATTAGAAGGATATAAAGAACTTACTGCTGTAAAAGAGGGCAAGCTATATGAAGTCGATGAAAATATTTTCTTTAGACAAGGACCTAGAACAGTTGAAGCAATAAAGGTATTGGCTCAAATCTTTCATCCAGAGGCCTTTAAATAA
- the zwf gene encoding glucose-6-phosphate dehydrogenase, with amino-acid sequence MHKQRLIFTIFGGTGNLAYNKLFPAFYQLFQEEKFDSNIFFVAIGRRAKTNEQYRKEIETKIKQKYPDYSKKGFDAFKDRIYYYNLDFTNELHYGDFNNFMINLDQAHQTNGNRIYYLATAPTDFPSISEYLKKYGLLDTNGFNRAVFEKPFGYDLKSATEINNSISAVFGEDNIYRIDHYLGKEMIQNILTIRFTNQIFNAVWNKDAIDNVQITVKESNGVEERGGYYDQAGALRDMVQNHLLQILAFVAMEEPSKFDTDSIRNEKVKVLKNIKITPELKSHENIVFGQYKGYLEEEKVKPHSKTETYVAIKCEIDHPRWEGVPFFLRTGKYLNGREAEIIIEFKNKTQCEPFGLLAQPNLLIIKIQPEEGIYFRINTKKPRSEKEVMPVSMDYCQSCNFIYRSPEAYERLLNDIIAGDSTLFTRWDEVEAAWMLIKHLISSCTKDDYLVSYEKNSEGPIEAEFMIKSANRKWWNIEDLNNSKFDF; translated from the coding sequence ATGCACAAACAACGGTTAATATTTACTATCTTTGGTGGGACCGGTAACTTGGCATATAATAAATTATTTCCTGCTTTTTATCAACTTTTTCAAGAAGAAAAATTTGATTCTAATATATTTTTTGTTGCAATAGGTAGAAGAGCTAAAACCAATGAACAGTATAGAAAGGAAATAGAAACGAAAATTAAACAGAAGTATCCGGATTATTCTAAGAAGGGCTTTGACGCTTTTAAAGATAGAATATACTATTATAATTTAGATTTTACAAATGAGCTCCATTATGGGGATTTTAATAATTTTATGATAAACTTAGACCAGGCGCATCAAACCAATGGCAATAGAATTTATTATTTAGCCACTGCGCCAACAGATTTTCCTTCGATATCGGAATATTTAAAGAAGTATGGACTATTAGATACGAATGGCTTCAATCGTGCAGTATTTGAGAAGCCTTTTGGTTATGATTTGAAATCGGCTACAGAAATAAATAATAGTATATCTGCCGTATTTGGAGAAGACAATATTTATAGAATTGATCATTACCTAGGAAAGGAAATGATACAAAATATTTTAACAATACGGTTTACTAACCAAATTTTCAATGCTGTATGGAACAAGGATGCTATTGATAATGTACAAATTACAGTGAAAGAAAGCAATGGAGTTGAGGAGCGCGGAGGCTACTACGATCAAGCAGGTGCGTTAAGAGATATGGTTCAAAATCATCTATTACAAATACTTGCATTTGTTGCAATGGAGGAACCTAGCAAATTTGATACAGATAGCATACGTAATGAAAAGGTGAAGGTACTAAAGAATATTAAAATAACACCTGAATTGAAGAGCCATGAAAACATAGTTTTTGGTCAATACAAAGGTTATTTAGAGGAAGAAAAAGTAAAGCCTCATTCTAAGACTGAAACTTATGTTGCTATTAAATGTGAAATAGATCATCCTAGATGGGAAGGGGTTCCGTTTTTCTTAAGAACAGGAAAATATTTAAATGGCAGGGAAGCGGAAATTATTATAGAATTTAAAAACAAGACCCAATGTGAACCCTTTGGATTATTAGCTCAACCTAATTTGTTGATCATTAAAATTCAACCAGAAGAAGGTATATATTTTAGAATCAATACGAAAAAACCAAGAAGTGAAAAAGAGGTAATGCCTGTTAGTATGGACTATTGTCAATCATGTAATTTCATTTATCGATCTCCGGAAGCATATGAAAGACTATTGAATGATATCATTGCAGGAGATTCAACGCTATTTACAAGATGGGATGAAGTGGAAGCGGCATGGATGCTTATTAAACATTTGATTAGTAGTTGTACCAAAGATGACTATTTAGTCTCCTATGAAAAAAATTCAGAGGGACCAATAGAGGCAGAGTTTATGATAAAATCAGCAAATAGAAAATGGTGGAATATTGAAGATTTAAACAATTCGAAATTTGATTTTTAA
- a CDS encoding YccF domain-containing protein — translation MGCLGNVLWIIFGGFISAIEWLICGLLCCVTVIGIPFGLQCFKISGLVLAPFGRDVQIGEFGAGGLIGNIIWLIFLGWELALSHLIFAGILCITIVGIPFGLQHLKLAKLALLPFGAKIQ, via the coding sequence ATGGGTTGCTTAGGAAATGTTTTATGGATTATTTTTGGTGGGTTTATTTCTGCTATTGAATGGCTCATATGTGGGTTATTATGTTGCGTAACAGTAATTGGAATACCCTTTGGTTTACAATGCTTTAAAATTTCGGGTTTGGTTCTAGCTCCATTTGGGAGAGATGTTCAAATCGGAGAGTTTGGTGCAGGAGGTCTCATTGGAAACATTATTTGGTTGATTTTTTTAGGATGGGAATTGGCGTTAAGTCATTTGATCTTTGCAGGAATCTTATGTATAACCATAGTTGGAATACCTTTTGGGTTACAACATCTAAAGCTAGCAAAATTAGCCCTTTTACCTTTCGGAGCTAAAATTCAATAA
- a CDS encoding cyclase, with product MKIFDISMTISEDMMVYKNKEGKKPKIFQSANFEENNHYESELTLNLHTGTHIDAPLHIIDGGSTMAAYLIEDFVSQAKVLDLTHLKDNITEEDLRGKNINEGDFILLKTRNSSDVTFNHSFVYLEKSGAKYLKNQKIKGIGIDALGIERNQPDHETHKILLNKGIMILEGLQLHQVDEGEYELIVLPLKLMSTEAAPARAILIKR from the coding sequence ATGAAAATATTTGATATTTCTATGACAATCTCAGAGGATATGATGGTATATAAAAACAAAGAGGGAAAAAAACCTAAGATATTTCAGAGTGCTAATTTTGAAGAAAACAATCATTACGAAAGTGAATTGACTTTAAACCTGCATACAGGAACTCATATTGATGCACCTTTACATATTATCGATGGGGGGAGTACAATGGCAGCATATTTAATTGAGGACTTTGTAAGTCAAGCTAAAGTGCTGGATTTAACGCATCTTAAAGATAATATTACGGAAGAAGATTTAAGGGGAAAAAATATAAATGAAGGCGACTTTATACTGCTAAAGACTAGGAACTCATCAGATGTGACATTTAATCATAGCTTTGTATATTTGGAAAAATCAGGAGCAAAATACTTGAAAAATCAAAAAATCAAAGGAATTGGAATAGATGCACTTGGTATTGAACGTAATCAACCGGATCATGAAACCCATAAAATTCTATTAAACAAAGGCATCATGATTCTGGAAGGATTGCAGCTTCATCAAGTTGATGAAGGTGAATATGAATTAATTGTATTGCCATTAAAGTTAATGTCTACTGAAGCAGCGCCAGCTCGGGCTATACTTATAAAGAGATAG
- a CDS encoding sodium:proton antiporter codes for MLEVDFFLDLAIILLSTKILGLLTKQIKIPQVVGALIAGLILGPGVLNIVHETDFIDKMAELGVIALMFTAGLETDIKEMKKCGKASLVIAIIGVALPLAGGFLVTSIYSGTAFAEMTQQQILQNIFIGVVLTATSVSITVETLREMGKLKSPSGTAILGAAVIDDILGIIILTIISSFADSSVSITSIMIRILLFFVFAGICGLIFYYVFAHLSKRHGKKRRIPVYGLAFCLILSYIAEKYFGIADITGAYLAGIIISSVTQSHYISEKFEVLSFMLLSPIFFASIGIKTHFTGLTGPIILFTLVLLVVAILTKVVGCGLGARACGYSKKESLRIGIGMISRGEVALIVADKGAAIGIMNAVLFGPLVIVVIVTTLMTPILLKFVYKHNDDGRNDDQQNFELDEDEDEDDFCEVLA; via the coding sequence ATGTTAGAAGTTGATTTTTTTCTTGACTTAGCAATTATATTATTAAGCACCAAGATTTTGGGCTTACTTACAAAACAAATAAAGATACCACAAGTTGTGGGGGCATTAATAGCAGGATTGATTTTAGGACCTGGAGTATTAAACATTGTACATGAAACTGACTTTATAGATAAAATGGCAGAGCTTGGTGTAATTGCTTTGATGTTTACGGCAGGGCTAGAAACTGACATTAAGGAAATGAAGAAATGTGGAAAGGCTTCACTTGTCATCGCAATTATTGGAGTTGCTCTTCCATTAGCGGGTGGATTTTTAGTAACTTCTATTTATTCAGGAACAGCTTTTGCAGAAATGACACAACAACAAATACTTCAAAATATTTTTATTGGTGTTGTTTTAACAGCAACATCCGTTAGTATCACTGTTGAGACACTTCGTGAAATGGGGAAGCTAAAATCTCCTTCAGGCACTGCCATTTTGGGAGCAGCTGTTATCGATGATATTTTAGGAATCATTATATTAACGATTATTTCAAGTTTTGCTGACTCTTCTGTAAGTATTACTAGTATCATGATAAGAATTCTTTTATTCTTCGTATTTGCTGGTATTTGCGGGTTGATATTCTACTACGTATTTGCCCATCTTAGCAAAAGACATGGAAAGAAAAGAAGAATACCAGTGTATGGATTAGCATTCTGTTTAATTTTATCATATATTGCCGAAAAATATTTTGGAATTGCAGACATTACAGGAGCTTATTTAGCAGGAATTATTATATCGAGTGTAACACAATCTCACTATATTTCAGAAAAGTTTGAAGTGCTTTCCTTCATGCTACTTTCTCCAATCTTTTTTGCAAGCATTGGAATTAAAACGCACTTTACAGGTTTAACTGGTCCTATCATATTGTTTACACTTGTCTTATTGGTAGTAGCCATATTAACAAAAGTAGTTGGATGTGGATTGGGTGCAAGAGCTTGTGGCTATTCTAAGAAAGAATCTTTGAGAATTGGAATTGGGATGATTTCAAGAGGTGAGGTAGCTCTGATTGTTGCAGATAAAGGTGCTGCTATAGGGATTATGAATGCTGTACTATTCGGACCATTGGTTATTGTGGTGATCGTTACAACATTAATGACACCAATATTACTGAAGTTTGTTTATAAGCATAATGATGATGGACGCAATGATGATCAACAGAATTTCGAACTCGATGAGGATGAGGATGAAGATGATTTTTGCGAAGTACTTGCTTAA
- a CDS encoding ABC transporter — protein sequence MSISIEQLEHFYDHRKILKDITHEFEKGRFYGIIGPNGSGKTTLLKHIASLLKTPEKTIWISGQDVTSLKEKTRAREMAMVPQTFNIELSFSVEEIVAMGRYPYIKGLGNFTQQDKEFVQHALEKTNLLQHRTRDVNTLSGGELQRVILARAIAQQTDILLLDEPLSHLDIHHQLDILNLTKRLSTEEDKTILCVMHDLNLTMKYCDHVILLCEGEIYASGEANEVLTEENIRRVYSIDAKIVEINGNSIIIY from the coding sequence ATGTCCATTTCAATAGAGCAATTAGAGCATTTTTATGATCATAGAAAAATACTGAAAGACATTACACATGAATTCGAAAAAGGTAGGTTCTATGGAATTATTGGGCCGAATGGCTCAGGAAAGACAACCTTGTTAAAGCACATTGCCAGTTTATTAAAAACTCCTGAAAAAACAATATGGATTTCAGGACAAGATGTTACATCTTTAAAAGAAAAAACGAGAGCTAGAGAAATGGCAATGGTTCCTCAAACCTTCAATATAGAACTTTCATTTTCTGTTGAAGAGATTGTTGCTATGGGAAGGTATCCATATATAAAAGGACTTGGAAATTTTACACAACAGGATAAAGAGTTTGTTCAACATGCCCTGGAAAAAACGAATCTTCTTCAGCATAGAACAAGAGATGTGAATACCTTAAGTGGTGGAGAACTCCAAAGAGTAATATTGGCTAGAGCAATTGCTCAACAAACTGATATTTTATTATTAGACGAACCTTTGTCTCATTTAGACATACATCATCAACTTGATATACTTAATTTGACCAAAAGATTAAGTACTGAAGAGGATAAAACCATTTTATGTGTGATGCATGATCTTAATTTAACGATGAAATATTGTGATCATGTAATACTTCTATGTGAGGGTGAAATTTATGCATCTGGTGAAGCAAACGAGGTATTGACGGAAGAAAATATACGTAGAGTTTATAGCATTGATGCTAAAATTGTTGAGATCAATGGAAATAGTATAATTATATATTAA
- a CDS encoding ZIP family metal transporter has protein sequence MYEWFRGLDIVLQALFATLFTWGLTALGASLVFFMKEMNQKVLDGMLGFAAGVMVAASFWSLLAPAIDMAEGGPLPPWLVVAIGFLLGGVFLRVVDRYLPHLHIGEPIENAEGVKSHLQKSVLLVLAITLHNIPEGLAVGVAFGAVTGNIEGATLAGAIALAIGIGIQNFPEGAAVSMPLRREGFSRRKSFMYGQASGIVEPIAGVIGAIAVISMRAILPYALAFAAGAMIFVVVEELIPESQANHNTHIATMGAMLGFTIMMILDVALG, from the coding sequence ATGTATGAATGGTTTAGAGGCCTTGATATAGTATTACAAGCTCTTTTTGCAACGCTTTTTACATGGGGTTTAACTGCACTTGGAGCTTCTTTGGTTTTTTTTATGAAAGAAATGAATCAAAAGGTTTTAGATGGGATGTTAGGCTTTGCAGCAGGGGTAATGGTTGCTGCAAGTTTTTGGTCTTTGCTGGCACCGGCGATTGATATGGCAGAGGGAGGTCCATTGCCACCTTGGCTTGTCGTTGCAATTGGATTTTTATTAGGTGGAGTTTTTTTAAGGGTTGTTGACAGGTATTTACCTCATCTTCATATTGGTGAACCAATAGAGAATGCAGAGGGTGTTAAGAGCCATTTACAAAAAAGTGTTTTACTTGTGCTTGCAATTACTTTGCACAATATTCCTGAGGGCCTAGCTGTAGGAGTAGCCTTTGGAGCTGTTACGGGTAATATTGAAGGAGCTACACTAGCAGGAGCAATTGCATTAGCAATTGGTATCGGTATACAGAATTTCCCAGAAGGTGCAGCAGTATCTATGCCACTACGTAGAGAGGGTTTTTCAAGAAGAAAAAGTTTTATGTATGGTCAAGCATCAGGTATAGTTGAGCCAATTGCAGGGGTGATTGGTGCTATTGCGGTTATTTCAATGAGGGCGATTTTACCTTATGCACTTGCGTTTGCTGCAGGTGCAATGATATTTGTAGTTGTTGAAGAGCTTATTCCAGAATCTCAAGCAAATCATAATACGCACATCGCAACAATGGGAGCAATGCTAGGATTTACGATAATGATGATATTGGATGTTGCATTGGGCTAA
- a CDS encoding iron ABC transporter has protein sequence MKIRRDIKLAYKISIMLFILIVVTVGSIMFGTVSISIDDCIKIIGSHIPGLNQLIHADGIKESHIIIVMNLRLPRIILALFVGMGLSAAGCVYQGVFSNPMADPYLIGISSGAALGATIAMLFPISNRFLAFGSVSTFAFLGAITTMVFVFFIAKNKNSLPKIALILAGIAINYFIASLIALLMMFNKEKIESVYFWTLGSFRDASWLKLGFLGAIVIIAFIVIYKYYVELNMIMVNEEQALTLGVSTEKVKRILLVVASLMVAVIVSTCGIIGFVGLITPHATRLVVGANHKVLIPISTILGGIFMVVADTIARSILPNAEISVGIITALFGVPFFLALLYKNKKLIVQ, from the coding sequence ATGAAAATAAGGCGTGACATAAAATTAGCATACAAAATATCAATCATGCTATTTATATTAATTGTTGTTACTGTGGGTTCCATTATGTTTGGAACGGTTTCTATCTCAATTGATGATTGCATAAAAATAATTGGGAGCCATATTCCAGGGTTAAATCAGCTTATTCATGCTGATGGAATTAAGGAATCACATATTATCATAGTTATGAATTTGAGACTTCCTAGAATTATCCTAGCTCTATTTGTTGGAATGGGGCTTTCTGCTGCAGGCTGTGTTTATCAGGGGGTTTTTTCTAATCCCATGGCGGACCCATATTTGATTGGTATATCGTCTGGGGCTGCATTGGGAGCTACTATAGCGATGCTTTTTCCAATTTCCAATCGATTTTTAGCATTTGGATCTGTGAGTACGTTTGCATTTTTAGGTGCTATTACAACGATGGTTTTTGTGTTCTTTATTGCAAAGAATAAAAATTCTTTGCCTAAAATTGCTTTGATTCTTGCAGGCATTGCAATTAATTATTTTATAGCTTCTCTTATAGCGTTATTAATGATGTTTAATAAGGAAAAGATAGAGAGTGTATATTTTTGGACGCTGGGTAGTTTTCGAGATGCTAGTTGGCTTAAGCTTGGATTTTTAGGAGCAATCGTTATAATTGCATTCATAGTGATCTATAAGTATTATGTAGAATTAAATATGATCATGGTGAATGAAGAGCAAGCATTGACTTTGGGAGTATCAACTGAAAAGGTTAAAAGGATATTGTTAGTGGTAGCATCATTGATGGTTGCTGTTATTGTTTCCACCTGTGGTATTATTGGATTTGTGGGGCTAATCACTCCACATGCAACAAGACTTGTTGTGGGTGCTAATCATAAAGTGCTTATTCCTATTTCTACGATTTTAGGTGGAATTTTCATGGTTGTAGCGGATACCATAGCAAGAAGTATATTGCCAAATGCCGAAATATCAGTTGGTATTATAACTGCACTTTTTGGTGTTCCTTTTTTCTTGGCATTGTTATATAAAAATAAAAAATTGATCGTACAGTAG
- the pstC gene encoding phosphate ABC transporter permease subunit PstC, with product MKANKKRDFLEFIFEKWFFINACIAIISVIAITFFVFYKGLQPFVPSNKEGTYSLIQFLTGTEWRPSDNPADAKYGILFMIVGSVFATSGAILIGVPIGILTAVFISEIAPRPIKKIVKPAVELLAGIPSVIYGVFGLGIIVPHVMKISPQSQGQSLLAVIIVLTIMILPTVITISENAIRTVPNSYREGSYGLGASKVQTIFKVILPAARSGILAAVVLGIGRAIGETMAVMLVAGNPIAGMPFSIWDKVRPLTTNIAMEMGYSFGLHQEMLFATGAVLFIFIIVINILLSRMVSRINVK from the coding sequence ATGAAGGCAAACAAAAAAAGAGATTTCTTAGAATTCATTTTTGAAAAATGGTTTTTTATAAATGCTTGTATAGCGATTATTAGTGTTATTGCGATAACTTTTTTTGTTTTTTATAAAGGATTACAACCATTTGTTCCAAGTAATAAGGAAGGTACATATTCATTAATACAGTTCTTAACGGGGACTGAGTGGCGACCAAGTGATAATCCAGCTGATGCAAAATATGGTATTTTATTTATGATAGTTGGATCAGTATTTGCTACTTCAGGAGCAATTTTGATAGGGGTTCCTATTGGTATACTAACAGCGGTTTTTATTTCGGAAATCGCACCAAGGCCTATTAAAAAAATCGTGAAGCCAGCAGTTGAATTATTAGCAGGAATACCATCTGTTATTTATGGGGTATTTGGATTGGGAATTATCGTGCCTCATGTTATGAAGATATCACCACAATCACAAGGACAATCGCTACTTGCAGTCATTATTGTATTAACAATTATGATATTGCCAACAGTGATTACGATTTCTGAAAATGCAATCCGCACAGTGCCAAATTCATATAGAGAAGGCTCTTATGGACTAGGAGCATCTAAAGTACAAACTATTTTTAAAGTAATTCTACCAGCAGCGAGGTCTGGAATATTAGCAGCTGTTGTACTTGGAATTGGTCGAGCTATTGGAGAAACGATGGCAGTAATGCTAGTTGCAGGTAATCCAATTGCAGGAATGCCCTTTAGCATATGGGATAAGGTAAGGCCGTTAACAACAAATATTGCTATGGAAATGGGATATTCCTTTGGATTACACCAAGAAATGCTATTTGCTACAGGCGCAGTTTTATTTATTTTTATTATTGTCATTAACATCCTACTTAGTAGAATGGTATCACGTATTAATGTGAAATAG
- the deoD gene encoding purine-nucleoside phosphorylase: MGIPTPHIELKDKSMIAETVLMPGDPLRAKFIAENFLENVTQINEVRNMLGYTGTYKGRRISVMGSGMGMASIGIYSYELFAFYDVKKIIRIGSCGAYSKDLNLYDVLLVDDCWSESTYAKVQSGYEKDVVEATKSLNDQVVQVASGLNIPIHRGRIHSSDVFYRQDFDSFKNIRDEHGCIAVEMESFALFANAKILNKEATCLLTVSDSLVSGELTTSDERQNAFTKMMTIALELAE, encoded by the coding sequence ATGGGAATTCCTACACCACATATTGAGCTTAAAGATAAAAGTATGATTGCTGAAACGGTTTTAATGCCAGGTGATCCTTTAAGAGCGAAATTTATTGCTGAAAATTTTTTGGAAAATGTTACACAAATTAATGAAGTGCGTAATATGCTTGGATATACTGGAACGTATAAAGGTAGACGAATTTCTGTAATGGGGTCTGGCATGGGAATGGCAAGTATTGGCATATATTCTTATGAATTATTTGCTTTTTATGATGTTAAGAAGATTATTAGAATTGGTTCATGCGGAGCATACTCAAAGGATTTAAACTTATATGATGTTCTACTCGTAGATGACTGCTGGTCTGAATCTACATATGCTAAAGTTCAAAGTGGATATGAGAAGGACGTTGTGGAAGCTACAAAGTCATTAAATGATCAAGTAGTTCAAGTTGCTAGTGGTTTAAATATACCAATTCATAGAGGACGTATACATTCCTCTGATGTTTTTTATCGCCAAGATTTTGATTCCTTTAAAAACATACGAGATGAACATGGATGTATAGCAGTTGAAATGGAATCATTTGCACTCTTTGCGAATGCTAAGATTTTAAATAAAGAAGCAACATGTCTATTAACTGTATCAGATTCATTGGTAAGTGGGGAATTAACAACGAGTGACGAACGTCAAAATGCATTTACAAAGATGATGACAATTGCATTAGAATTAGCAGAATAA
- a CDS encoding HD family phosphohydrolase has protein sequence MRLIPISEAKEGMIVGQTIYGVNGDILVKVGTVITNKYIEKLKSFYWKYIYIDDEYSKNVEIKCTITTEVRNKAIQFIKALYLTIQTANKDEHVMEKYSKVLHNQMQSCLGSIDMILDDIITENISLVDVFDVKLLENYKYAHSVNVCIISLVLGKALGLNTYDLYKLGVGAFFHDMGQMFIPLEVLNKEDVYTAADYKIMNQHTELGYRYAKDTFNLPTTSYLAILQHHERFDGTGYPQGKANEEISLYGRIVAVADVFDALTAPKKYREAMTPVNAFKYLINNSGKAFDPKIVKLFISKVSPYPIGFSLELENDTEAIVMENYENKPFNPKLLIFKEGGVLLEKPYTKNL, from the coding sequence TTGAGACTGATTCCAATTTCTGAAGCCAAAGAAGGGATGATTGTTGGACAAACCATTTATGGAGTAAATGGAGATATATTAGTTAAAGTAGGAACTGTTATTACAAATAAATACATTGAAAAACTAAAAAGCTTTTATTGGAAATATATTTATATTGATGATGAATATTCTAAGAACGTGGAAATAAAATGTACAATCACAACTGAGGTTAGAAACAAAGCCATTCAATTTATTAAGGCATTATATTTAACCATTCAGACTGCAAATAAAGATGAACATGTAATGGAGAAATATTCTAAAGTACTACATAATCAGATGCAAAGTTGTTTGGGAAGTATAGATATGATTCTAGATGATATCATTACAGAAAATATTTCTTTAGTAGACGTTTTTGATGTTAAACTATTAGAGAATTATAAATACGCCCATAGTGTTAATGTATGTATCATATCATTGGTATTAGGAAAAGCACTTGGATTAAATACCTATGATTTATACAAGCTAGGGGTTGGGGCATTTTTTCATGATATGGGTCAAATGTTTATCCCTTTAGAAGTATTGAATAAAGAAGACGTATATACAGCAGCAGATTATAAAATCATGAATCAACATACTGAATTAGGCTATAGATACGCAAAGGATACTTTTAACTTACCAACTACAAGCTATCTTGCTATTTTACAGCATCATGAAAGATTTGATGGAACAGGATATCCTCAAGGTAAGGCGAATGAGGAGATTAGCCTTTATGGTCGTATCGTTGCGGTAGCTGACGTGTTTGATGCTTTAACTGCGCCTAAAAAGTATAGAGAAGCAATGACTCCAGTTAATGCATTTAAATATCTAATCAATAATAGTGGAAAGGCTTTTGATCCTAAAATTGTTAAATTATTTATTTCTAAGGTATCTCCATATCCAATTGGATTTTCACTTGAATTAGAAAATGATACTGAGGCTATTGTTATGGAGAATTATGAGAATAAGCCTTTCAATCCTAAGCTTCTTATTTTTAAAGAGGGTGGGGTGCTTTTAGAAAAACCATATACTAAGAATCTTTAA